attgtagccacagctttcctgagcagactgacagaagtaaggctgccatacaatcggtgccACCGAACCTTCTGACAACCATCAGCTGACAAGGTGggtaaagtgtcttgcccaaggacacaacaactgagatggATAGAGCAGGGATTCGAACCGGCATGAACCTTTGCCAATGTCGCCCCCTTAGAAGCTTGTAACTCTGTACCCCACaacctcaatgacctgaggGCCAGCATTCTAGAAATGTGGGATACCATGCCATTGTTGTCAAGCTTGAATTGATGCTCAAGGACATATGACTTGTTATTAGGACATTGTTGTGGTATAACCACCActgttgttggcttttgtttcaatTCATTATTTGAAATGAGGAAATCACGACTGCATGCTTCTACTTAAATATGGGATGCCGTTTGTAAAGTTATAGAGTCAGAAATTGCCAGCAATATTTTGGGTAATTAACCTGTCAGAAGAAAGAACAAGTAAGGGTTCAAAATCGTAATTTAACCATGCCCACACAAttctaaactaaatatttaattaacaagttaaatatcgagtttacaaactaaatatttagtttgtaaacTAAGAATTTTAACttgctaattaaatattttgtttgaaatTGTGACATTTATACATGTATGAATGGCATGGTGAAAATATGACTTTGAACCCcaactttctttttctcttaCGACGGGCAAAATAACCCAAAatattgctgttttattttactcacaGCACCCCATATGTAATATCACTGCAGCGTAAACTTTCTAGTTTTCCAAAAGACAAATATTCCTAACATTGTCTgtaagtagtgtgtgtgtgtgtgtgtgtgtgtgtgtgtgggggggggggggggggttataatatttatatatttagacATTTAACTAAGTATTTTGACATTTGGCTAAATGTCTAAATATTTAGCACCCAACATATCTCAGGGTAAATGTCACAAAATTGTGCTGCCAACTTTTGAGAGTATAATTTTACGATAGGCAGACCTACAGTGTGTCAGTATTAAACAGGTGAGGTCCATCAAACTGAATCACTGAACAGaagtaaaaggttttatttctgttttatccaAAACAAACGTTTCCACATGCTGCGTATTTTCGACAGCTTGAGGCCATACACCAGAGGGTTGAACAGCGGCTGACATGTTATATAGTAGAGTGACAACAATACTTTTATAACATCAGGAACACTGGTCACGTTAAACCTGCTCTGCAACACCTCAAAGCAAATACCAAATGAGAAGTTAATCAGAGAAGCCAGGTGAGGAGTGCAGGTACTGACCGCTTTCTGCCGGGTCTGTTTGGACCCAGAAAAACACACGTTCAGGATTCTCATATAGGTGTAGAGAAATATAGTAAATGGAATAAAAACAGTGAGACCAGCGCTAATTAGTCCATAGATGTTGTTGACTGTAACATCAAAGCAGGCCAGTTTAACTATTGAATAGTTGTCGCAGTACATTTTGTTAATGACGTTTCCACAGAGCTTCAGAGTGAAACTCAAGGACGTTGTCGTAGTAACCACTAAAAAGCCAGTTATCCAGGCTGCTGCAATTAAAATTGCAACTTTCTTCAGGGGCATCAGTGAATGATACTGCAGAGGATGACAGATGGCCAGGTATCGGTCATAAGACATGACGGCTAGATTATAAAACTCTGCAGCTGCATAAGTGTAAAGACAGAAAATCTGTGAGAAACAGAGCGGAACAGAAACTGTGTGAACATCTGAGAGGATCTGAACCAGCAGGAAGGGAAACAGGCCTGAGCTGCCATACAGTTCAGTCACAAACAGgctgcacagaaatatgtacatagGTTCATGTAAGCTCCTGTTCACACAGATCACCACAATCAGCAGAATATTAGAACCAAGgattaaaatatacaaaaacagcACAAGCATAAATATGAAGTATTTCAACTGTTTGATATCAAAATAAGCACTAAGAGTGAAATGAGAAACCTGTGTTGAGTTCATCATGGTGCTCCTTCTGCTTCATAAAGTATGAAATATGTGTTCAAGAACAACTCACGTAGGT
This genomic window from Girardinichthys multiradiatus isolate DD_20200921_A chromosome 18, DD_fGirMul_XY1, whole genome shotgun sequence contains:
- the LOC124884735 gene encoding olfactory receptor 10A3-like; this translates as MMNSTQVSHFTLSAYFDIKQLKYFIFMLVLFLYILILGSNILLIVVICVNRSLHEPMYIFLCSLFVTELYGSSGLFPFLLVQILSDVHTVSVPLCFSQIFCLYTYAAAEFYNLAVMSYDRYLAICHPLQYHSLMPLKKVAILIAAAWITGFLVVTTTTSLSFTLKLCGNVINKMYCDNYSIVKLACFDVTVNNIYGLISAGLTVFIPFTIFLYTYMRILNVCFSGSKQTRQKAVSTCTPHLASLINFSFGICFEVLQSRFNVTSVPDVIKVLLSLYYITCQPLFNPLVYGLKLSKIRSMWKRLLMRKTALYDQIMLPDQYKELVYKYLHYSSPDYWAPDSMPDYGAPDSTPDYGAPDSMSDYGAPDYEAPDSRPDSKLRGSSTRCGQPPDRGSPTWCGRTS